The following proteins are encoded in a genomic region of Maribacter hydrothermalis:
- a CDS encoding ABC transporter ATP-binding protein: protein MITITNLKKSFRTEEVETLALNNVNLKVEDGEFVAIMGPSGCGKSTLLNIIGMLDNPTDGSYNFAGNEVGGLKESQRTQLRKGNLGFVFQSFNLIDELTVFENVELPLIYLKMGKAERKEKVMKVLERMKIAHREKHFPQQLSGGQQQRVAISRAVVTNPKLILADEPTGNLDSKNGIEVMNLLTELNQEGTTIVMVTHSDRDSHYAHRVVNLFDGQIVTESQNRAIGAMM from the coding sequence ATGATAACCATTACAAATCTTAAAAAAAGTTTTAGAACAGAAGAAGTAGAAACCTTGGCATTAAACAATGTCAACCTAAAAGTGGAGGATGGCGAGTTTGTCGCCATCATGGGTCCTTCTGGTTGTGGTAAATCTACCCTATTGAACATTATTGGAATGTTGGACAATCCTACTGATGGCAGCTACAATTTTGCCGGTAATGAAGTAGGCGGACTAAAAGAGAGTCAGCGTACACAATTACGAAAAGGGAATTTAGGGTTTGTTTTTCAAAGCTTTAATCTTATCGATGAACTTACGGTATTTGAAAATGTAGAGCTACCATTAATCTATTTAAAAATGGGTAAAGCAGAGCGTAAGGAAAAAGTAATGAAAGTGCTAGAGCGTATGAAAATAGCACATAGGGAAAAGCATTTTCCGCAGCAATTATCAGGTGGTCAACAACAACGTGTAGCCATATCTAGAGCAGTAGTAACTAATCCGAAATTAATATTAGCCGATGAGCCAACAGGTAACTTAGATTCTAAAAACGGAATAGAGGTAATGAACCTATTAACCGAATTAAACCAAGAGGGAACCACAATAGTTATGGTAACGCACTCTGACAGAGATTCGCATTATGCGCACAGGGTAGTAAATCTATTCGATGGTCAAATAGTAACAGAAAGTCAGAACCGAGCAATCGGTGCTATGATGTAG
- a CDS encoding efflux RND transporter periplasmic adaptor subunit, translating to MDIKLEKKKGLKPKHFGYIALGVLLLFVGYQLLFASSVSTFRTEKDKLSIAEVTADKFDDYITINGNVAPIATIYMDAYEGGRVSEKLIEEGAMVKKGDIILKLENMNLYEQILASESNLALKQNDLRSTKLNFDSRQVEGRKSLATASTDLQRLKRNYEQNKALFDDELISREAFQLSKENYELSQKQYEIVKLQTEQDDELRKTSLKGLDTDLARMHKTLGMVYQRLDHLNVRAPADGQLGFLDAEIGQSIAQGQRIGQINVLTDFKIEADIDEHYIDRVKRDLVAVLERNGTEFPLRLRKVYPEVRNGRFKVDLVFTDNKPETIRSGQSYNIKLQLGESNDALLLPKGSFFQSTGGQWIFVVNPDGGEAIKRNIRIGKQNSRFYEVLEGLEPGEKVITSNYDNFGEAERIVLK from the coding sequence ATGGATATAAAATTAGAAAAGAAAAAAGGACTTAAGCCAAAACACTTCGGCTACATTGCATTAGGTGTATTGCTATTATTTGTTGGGTATCAACTATTGTTTGCAAGTTCCGTATCAACTTTTAGAACAGAAAAAGATAAGCTTTCAATCGCTGAAGTTACAGCCGATAAATTTGATGACTACATAACAATTAACGGTAATGTAGCGCCAATAGCCACTATTTATATGGATGCCTATGAAGGTGGCCGTGTAAGCGAGAAATTGATAGAAGAAGGTGCCATGGTGAAAAAAGGAGACATCATCTTAAAGTTAGAAAACATGAACTTGTACGAGCAGATTTTGGCTAGTGAAAGTAACTTGGCTTTGAAGCAAAACGATTTGCGTTCCACGAAATTAAATTTCGATTCTAGACAAGTGGAAGGTAGAAAATCATTGGCGACAGCAAGTACAGATTTACAACGTTTAAAGAGAAATTATGAGCAGAACAAAGCATTGTTCGATGATGAATTAATTTCTAGAGAAGCGTTTCAGTTATCAAAAGAAAACTATGAATTATCTCAAAAACAATATGAAATTGTAAAGCTACAAACCGAACAAGATGATGAATTACGAAAAACATCATTAAAGGGTTTAGATACCGATTTAGCACGTATGCATAAAACCTTAGGAATGGTGTACCAAAGACTAGATCATTTAAATGTGCGCGCTCCTGCAGATGGTCAATTAGGATTTTTAGATGCTGAAATTGGTCAAAGTATTGCTCAAGGACAACGAATTGGTCAAATAAACGTACTGACGGATTTTAAGATTGAGGCTGATATTGATGAGCACTACATTGACAGAGTAAAAAGAGATTTAGTAGCGGTTTTAGAACGTAACGGTACCGAATTTCCATTGCGATTACGAAAAGTATATCCAGAGGTAAGAAATGGAAGATTTAAGGTGGATTTGGTATTTACCGATAACAAGCCAGAGACCATCCGTTCGGGACAGAGTTACAATATTAAATTGCAATTGGGAGAATCTAACGATGCACTTTTATTACCAAAAGGAAGTTTCTTTCAAAGCACTGGTGGACAATGGATTTTTGTTGTGAATCCTGATGGAGGAGAAGCAATTAAGAGAAACATTAGAATAGGAAAGCAGAATTCTAGATTCTATGAAGTGTTAGAAGGTTTAGAACCTGGCGAAAAAGTAATTACAAGTAACTATGATAATTTCGGAGAGGCCGAAAGAATAGTATTAAAATAG
- a CDS encoding TolC family protein, producing the protein MNQKFKITTLLLLSIWGSIIAQEIWTLDKCVAFALEHNLQLNDFKYTNQSNRETYRQSVRNLLPSVNASGNYSINYGRAEDPNTGTYVNQDFYSNNYSLESSIDLFQGFQKINSIKASKLLYKATQEEVLQQKYLLAFRVMQAFYDIQFFEGLVEISKEQLAVSQSNYNLVEKQVELGLKAGADLYEAESLLLTDKLNVTQSKNQLAAAKLTLIQEMNLENTSEIAIQKDLKEIVSVFESQEMKSDSVYNEARDFIPMIKAQEFRAKAAKKQVAVSRGSLYPSLSFFAGIGTGYFETFRDTLGNTLPFREQFRDNTSQYIGVNLNVPISNGWSARSRVKQSKIEKLRAENNLKTQEQELFQAIQKLVQDYNSLLVELVQSNQKMDAQNLAFTIAQKRYEKGLINALELFTAKNLYASAQNENLQVKLRSEINKSTLDFYRGLPVFNID; encoded by the coding sequence ATGAATCAAAAATTTAAAATAACGACACTTTTACTACTCTCTATTTGGGGGTCTATAATTGCGCAAGAAATTTGGACATTAGATAAATGTGTTGCTTTTGCATTAGAGCATAATTTACAGTTAAACGACTTTAAATACACCAACCAATCTAACAGAGAAACGTACCGACAGTCGGTTCGCAACCTATTGCCATCTGTTAATGCAAGCGGTAATTATAGTATTAATTATGGTAGGGCAGAAGACCCAAATACAGGTACATATGTAAATCAAGATTTTTACTCCAATAACTATTCCTTAGAATCATCTATTGATTTGTTTCAAGGATTTCAGAAAATTAATTCTATAAAGGCATCTAAGTTGTTGTACAAAGCAACGCAAGAAGAAGTATTACAGCAAAAATATTTGTTGGCATTTAGAGTAATGCAAGCTTTTTATGATATTCAGTTTTTCGAGGGGTTGGTAGAAATATCAAAAGAGCAGTTAGCCGTATCACAATCGAATTACAATTTAGTAGAAAAGCAGGTAGAATTAGGATTAAAAGCTGGTGCGGATTTGTACGAGGCAGAATCTTTATTATTGACCGATAAGTTGAATGTTACCCAAAGTAAAAACCAATTGGCGGCAGCAAAATTAACTTTGATTCAAGAAATGAATTTGGAGAATACATCGGAAATAGCAATTCAAAAAGATTTAAAAGAAATTGTTTCTGTATTTGAGAGTCAAGAAATGAAATCTGATTCTGTTTATAATGAAGCAAGGGATTTTATACCAATGATAAAAGCACAAGAATTTAGAGCGAAAGCGGCTAAAAAGCAAGTTGCGGTATCAAGAGGGAGTCTATATCCTTCCCTCTCGTTCTTTGCAGGTATCGGTACTGGGTATTTCGAAACTTTTAGAGATACTTTAGGGAATACATTACCTTTTAGGGAACAGTTTAGAGATAATACATCACAATATATTGGTGTGAATTTAAATGTACCGATTAGTAATGGCTGGTCTGCAAGGTCGAGAGTAAAGCAATCTAAAATAGAAAAGCTTCGAGCTGAGAATAATTTAAAAACGCAAGAGCAAGAATTATTTCAAGCCATACAAAAATTAGTGCAAGATTATAATTCTTTACTGGTAGAATTGGTACAGAGCAATCAGAAAATGGATGCTCAGAATTTAGCATTCACCATTGCACAAAAACGATATGAAAAAGGATTGATAAATGCCTTAGAGTTGTTTACCGCCAAAAATTTATACGCCAGTGCACAGAATGAAAATTTGCAAGTAAAACTTCGTTCAGAAATCAATAAAAGCACATTAGATTTCTACAGAGGATTACCGGTATTCAATATAGATTAG
- a CDS encoding sigma-54-dependent transcriptional regulator, with protein MIDAKILVVDDTKSVLSALEILLQFEYKSVQTISNPNLLTSFPNLQEIDIILLDMNFSAGVNTGNEGLYWLREIKKKASHISVIMMTAYGAVELAVEAIKEGATDFVLKPWNNERLLTTVKSAYELRKSQKEVQHLKQKESNLKQVINQNSNYIIGNSKALNSVLNLVQKVAKTDVNILVTGENGTGKELIARELHKSSVRNNEVFISVDMGSISENLFESELFGHVKGSFTDAKEDRAGKFEAANGGTLFLDEIGNLSLQMQAKLLSVIQNRVVVRVGSNKSIPVDIRLICATNCNLDQMVAEGLFREDLLYRINTIQVQVPALRDRDGDVLVLSDFFLKKFANKYGKPSLKINQSAQEKLMSYPWPGNVRELLHTMERAVILSEGNILKPTDFLLDTKTTVSLEGGPKTLEEMELVMITKALHDHDGNYSAAADQLGISRQTLYNKLKKSSK; from the coding sequence ATGATAGATGCTAAAATATTAGTAGTAGATGATACCAAAAGTGTATTGAGCGCTTTAGAGATTTTATTACAATTTGAATACAAAAGCGTACAAACCATATCTAACCCCAACCTGCTCACCTCGTTTCCAAACTTGCAGGAAATTGACATCATATTATTAGATATGAATTTTTCAGCGGGAGTGAATACAGGTAACGAGGGATTATATTGGTTACGAGAGATAAAAAAGAAAGCTTCTCATATTTCAGTTATTATGATGACAGCTTATGGTGCCGTGGAACTTGCGGTTGAAGCTATCAAAGAAGGTGCTACCGATTTTGTACTGAAACCATGGAACAACGAGCGACTATTAACTACGGTAAAATCTGCCTACGAGCTAAGAAAATCTCAAAAAGAGGTACAACATTTAAAACAGAAAGAAAGTAATCTTAAACAGGTTATCAATCAGAATTCAAATTACATTATTGGGAATTCTAAAGCACTAAACAGTGTTTTAAATCTAGTGCAAAAAGTTGCCAAAACAGATGTAAATATTTTAGTTACAGGCGAAAATGGAACAGGAAAAGAACTAATTGCCAGAGAACTCCATAAATCATCGGTTAGAAATAATGAGGTTTTTATTTCTGTGGATATGGGGTCTATCTCTGAAAATTTGTTCGAAAGTGAACTTTTTGGGCACGTGAAAGGTTCATTTACCGATGCCAAAGAGGATCGCGCAGGTAAGTTTGAAGCTGCCAATGGCGGAACACTTTTCTTAGATGAAATTGGAAACCTTTCGTTGCAAATGCAAGCGAAACTGCTATCTGTAATTCAAAACAGAGTAGTTGTACGTGTGGGTTCAAATAAGTCTATCCCTGTTGATATTCGATTAATTTGTGCCACCAATTGTAATTTGGATCAAATGGTTGCTGAAGGACTATTTCGTGAAGATCTTTTATACAGAATAAACACGATTCAAGTACAGGTACCGGCATTGCGAGACAGAGATGGCGATGTGCTTGTTCTTTCCGATTTCTTTCTGAAAAAATTCGCCAATAAATATGGTAAGCCTAGTTTAAAAATAAATCAATCTGCGCAAGAGAAATTAATGAGCTATCCTTGGCCAGGTAATGTTAGGGAACTTTTACACACCATGGAACGTGCCGTTATATTATCCGAAGGAAATATATTAAAGCCGACTGATTTTCTATTGGACACCAAAACAACGGTTTCTTTAGAAGGCGGACCAAAAACCCTTGAGGAAATGGAATTGGTTATGATTACCAAAGCACTTCATGACCACGACGGAAATTATAGTGCTGCGGCCGACCAACTTGGTATTTCTAGACAAACGTTATACAATAAACTTAAAAAATCTAGTAAATAA